A region of Desulfobacterales bacterium DNA encodes the following proteins:
- a CDS encoding (2Fe-2S)-binding protein, with the protein MKNKTTCRLNQLPTLKINPNKSLSFFYQGQTFQGLFGDTIATALYANGVRIFSRSIKYHRVRGLYSLDTQAGQCLMEVDGVPNVRAENTLLQDGMVVAPQNIKGSPDWDWFGFLGLFSWAMPAGFYYRNFHKPYKLWPFFIDQIRKIAGIGVIKPDFKMPGKFDEQYINTDVCIIGGGPSGINAALAAVSQGLKVVILESKPWLGGFYDYRISHFTKAQELVKQLSQNKQVRIFCHTFFNGFFNGNNITAFQKGNKTDSFTERYIEVRAKSIVIATGCQERPLIFDNNDLPGIMQINCAHRLLHTYGILPGERAVFSVSHDLGLESALDLNAQGVKILTIADSRFDGQNPQLIAQLEKENIPFLRGWVAAKAIGHKKIRGVRLSSLEGAKQHELDCDLLVASAGLTPASALYLASSDNLYFDFHTGFYLPKKFPKLLHPAGRLLGFNDPSSIEASGYLAGLKAAQDCGVANDKQLQEAFEKLNTLPGTITGSKLIQAPLKGSHKFVCLDEDVTVTHIEQGCDMGFDTPEINKRFTAAGTGHTQGAIPGHNLPLLMAQYNAAPIENFLPTKVRSPLIPTLLSTYAGRNHDMFKITPVDGLLQKAGAIFRRIGVWKRARYFSDDFSCQKEIESVRNGVGLIDVSTLGKFRIFGPDAQKALDRIYVGNMSQISTKKAKYSAMCNEDGCLIDDGVIVKCNDNDYYFTTSTARASATNEWFRYHTRYDNWDYHIVNLTDTYGAINIAGPNARKVLQKLTDADISNDAFPYLGYREFLLNHSVPVRVMRLGFVGELSYEIHIPASMMESVWEWIIDAGSEFNIQPFGVEAQNALRLEKGHIIIGQESEIRTTLHDLGLGVLWYKNKSDAKTVGYFALKDTEHQKDRFKLCGFEIEDLEHPKDGSIIVEQNEIKGYVCTARYSFALKKEIGLSLVKSDLTIHGKHIEIFQEGGKRIFATVVPLPFYDPKGLKLRN; encoded by the coding sequence ATGAAAAATAAAACAACTTGCCGTTTAAATCAATTGCCAACCTTAAAAATAAATCCAAATAAATCATTATCCTTTTTCTATCAAGGCCAAACATTTCAAGGATTATTCGGAGATACTATTGCAACAGCTCTTTATGCTAATGGGGTTCGTATTTTTTCACGTAGTATCAAATACCATCGTGTGCGCGGACTATACAGCTTAGACACTCAAGCTGGGCAGTGTCTTATGGAAGTAGATGGTGTTCCAAATGTAAGAGCTGAAAATACATTATTACAGGATGGCATGGTAGTAGCTCCTCAAAATATAAAAGGCTCTCCTGACTGGGATTGGTTTGGTTTTTTAGGCCTATTTTCATGGGCTATGCCTGCTGGATTTTACTATCGAAATTTCCATAAACCCTATAAACTATGGCCTTTTTTTATTGATCAAATCCGCAAAATTGCCGGTATTGGTGTAATAAAACCTGATTTTAAAATGCCAGGTAAATTTGATGAGCAATATATTAATACAGATGTATGCATAATTGGAGGCGGTCCTTCTGGCATCAATGCCGCTTTAGCTGCGGTATCCCAAGGATTAAAAGTCGTAATATTAGAAAGCAAACCCTGGTTAGGTGGTTTTTATGATTATAGGATTTCTCACTTTACAAAAGCACAAGAATTAGTCAAACAACTTTCTCAAAATAAGCAAGTTAGAATTTTTTGTCATACTTTTTTTAATGGTTTCTTTAATGGTAATAATATCACAGCTTTTCAAAAAGGTAATAAAACAGATTCTTTTACAGAACGTTACATTGAAGTTAGAGCTAAAAGCATAGTCATCGCTACCGGTTGTCAAGAAAGACCTTTAATTTTTGATAATAACGACCTACCAGGTATCATGCAAATTAACTGCGCGCATAGACTACTCCATACGTATGGTATTTTGCCTGGAGAACGAGCCGTTTTTAGTGTATCCCATGATTTAGGACTGGAATCGGCATTGGATTTGAATGCACAAGGCGTAAAAATTTTAACTATAGCGGATTCTCGTTTTGATGGCCAAAATCCTCAACTTATAGCTCAATTGGAAAAAGAAAACATACCTTTTTTACGTGGCTGGGTAGCGGCAAAAGCTATTGGTCATAAAAAAATTCGTGGAGTTAGATTAAGTTCCTTAGAAGGCGCTAAACAGCATGAATTAGATTGTGATCTTTTAGTTGCATCAGCAGGTTTAACTCCGGCGTCGGCTTTGTATTTAGCATCGTCAGATAATCTTTATTTTGATTTTCATACTGGTTTTTACTTACCAAAAAAATTCCCTAAACTTTTGCACCCGGCTGGAAGGCTTCTTGGCTTTAACGATCCAAGCTCCATTGAAGCATCAGGGTATTTAGCTGGCCTTAAAGCCGCACAAGATTGTGGTGTAGCTAATGATAAACAATTACAAGAAGCCTTTGAAAAATTAAATACTTTACCAGGAACAATTACAGGCTCAAAATTAATACAAGCACCACTTAAAGGTAGTCATAAATTTGTTTGCTTGGATGAAGATGTTACCGTTACTCATATTGAACAGGGATGTGATATGGGGTTTGATACTCCAGAGATAAATAAACGATTTACAGCCGCTGGCACTGGACATACTCAAGGTGCTATTCCAGGTCATAACTTACCTTTATTAATGGCTCAATATAACGCGGCACCAATTGAGAATTTTTTACCCACAAAGGTTCGTTCTCCTTTGATTCCAACTTTGTTATCTACTTATGCTGGTCGAAATCATGATATGTTCAAGATAACCCCTGTTGATGGCTTATTACAGAAAGCTGGTGCTATTTTTCGTCGCATTGGAGTATGGAAAAGGGCTCGTTATTTTTCGGATGATTTTTCTTGTCAAAAAGAGATTGAATCGGTAAGAAACGGAGTTGGATTAATAGATGTTTCTACACTTGGCAAGTTTAGAATTTTTGGGCCAGATGCTCAAAAAGCTCTTGATCGAATTTATGTTGGGAATATGTCCCAAATTTCGACTAAAAAAGCCAAATATTCAGCTATGTGCAATGAAGACGGTTGTTTAATAGATGATGGAGTGATCGTAAAATGTAATGACAATGATTATTATTTTACAACTTCAACCGCACGGGCATCAGCAACAAATGAATGGTTTCGTTATCACACTCGCTATGATAACTGGGACTATCATATAGTAAATCTTACAGATACCTATGGCGCTATAAATATAGCCGGGCCAAACGCTCGAAAAGTTCTGCAAAAATTAACAGATGCTGATATTTCCAATGATGCTTTTCCATACCTCGGCTATAGAGAATTTCTTTTAAATCATAGTGTGCCTGTGCGTGTAATGCGTTTAGGTTTTGTAGGGGAGCTTTCCTATGAAATTCATATACCCGCTTCAATGATGGAATCTGTATGGGAATGGATTATTGATGCTGGCTCTGAATTTAATATTCAACCTTTTGGAGTTGAAGCCCAAAACGCACTTCGTTTAGAGAAGGGTCATATAATTATCGGTCAAGAATCTGAAATTAGAACTACGCTTCACGATTTAGGTCTTGGAGTTCTTTGGTATAAAAACAAATCAGACGCTAAAACCGTTGGCTATTTCGCATTAAAAGATACTGAACATCAAAAAGATCGATTCAAACTATGTGGTTTTGAAATTGAAGATTTAGAGCATCCTAAAGACGGGTCTATTATTGTAGAACAGAATGAAATTAAAGGTTACGTCTGTACGGCTCGTTATAGCTTTGCATTAAAAAAAGAGATCGGACTTTCTCTTGTAAAGTCAGATTTGACGATACATGGCAAGCATATCGAGATTTTTCAAGAAGGTGGAAAACGTATTTTTGCAACTGTGGTGCCGTTACCATTTTATGATCCGAAAGGTCTAAAATTGAGGAATTAA
- a CDS encoding sarcosine oxidase subunit gamma SoxG: MKDLIRQSPISFEAKPTKTSIINGWEVVLTYDGENQKSGPCIIDLSHIPKYDLQDKNLSKIKISGIEIPDKAGESTLQDNMLINRMNNTQASIWCLNGLEPNFSKEVFCTDITDGKAMLALIGKDLQCIFEKITPIDLFSSSNKSPFLIQGQILQVPCQIVVIRQTQDLSSVIFTFTRGFGNSMIEGILDAGKEWGIYPAGMGNFLY, translated from the coding sequence ATGAAAGATTTAATAAGACAATCGCCAATATCCTTTGAAGCAAAACCTACTAAAACATCGATAATAAACGGATGGGAAGTTGTATTAACCTATGATGGTGAAAATCAGAAATCAGGCCCTTGTATAATTGATTTAAGCCATATCCCAAAATATGACTTACAAGACAAGAATCTTTCTAAAATTAAGATATCTGGAATAGAAATACCTGACAAAGCTGGTGAGAGTACATTACAAGACAACATGCTCATAAATCGAATGAACAATACCCAAGCTTCTATTTGGTGTTTGAACGGATTAGAGCCTAATTTTTCAAAAGAAGTTTTTTGCACAGATATAACCGATGGAAAGGCTATGTTAGCGTTGATTGGAAAAGACCTACAATGTATTTTTGAAAAAATTACACCTATTGACCTTTTTTCATCATCCAATAAATCGCCATTTTTAATTCAAGGTCAAATATTACAAGTTCCTTGCCAAATCGTTGTAATACGACAGACACAAGACCTGTCATCAGTTATTTTTACTTTCACCCGTGGATTTGGAAATAGCATGATTGAAGGTATTTTAGACGCTGGGAAAGAATGGGGGATTTATCCTGCAGGTATGGGCAACTTTTTATATTAA